The Salinispora tropica CNB-440 genome has a window encoding:
- a CDS encoding FAD-dependent monooxygenase — protein MATTEVPVLIVGGGGCGLAASVFLSDHGVRHLLVERHPGTSRMPKAHYLNQRTMGIFRQHELDAEVAQQGACLEKFGKLRWLTSLGGEGPLDGLVIQEMDAFGGGALRETYEAAGPVLPVKLPQVRLEPILRQHAERRNPGQIRFGHELVTFAEEGDRVVAQVREVGTGEVTTVVARYLIAADGGRTVGAALDVQMRGLPGFLEVTTAYFSADLSPWWREGTLLTHFLHPHDPDLSSNLIEMGPTWGKHCEEWVLHFPPGDPQRYPEESIVSKIREVLGLPGLELTLHQVTNWSVESLVADQYRVGRVLLAGDAAHRQPPTVGLGLNTGIQDAHNLAWKLAAVLTGRAPDSLLDTYQAERHPIGRHNVDWAVSAALHHHAILEAVGVGQHTAPQRRERSFAAFIDPSPIAAAARARAAELFATHRGGCQAHDVEMGFAYEQGAVIPDGSPPPPREPLRDVYHPTTRPGHVLPHAWIERAGRVLSTHDLTGSAGSFVLIVGPKAERWRDAAAVVAEKLSVPISTVSIGVGAEFTAADDRWLRVRDITDEGAILVRPDNHVGWRSRGTGANPADELAGAIGRILESVGPARA, from the coding sequence ATGGCAACGACAGAGGTTCCGGTTCTCATCGTGGGCGGCGGCGGATGCGGCCTGGCCGCATCCGTTTTCCTGTCCGACCACGGTGTACGCCACCTGCTGGTGGAACGGCACCCGGGTACGTCGAGAATGCCGAAGGCGCACTATCTCAACCAGCGGACGATGGGCATCTTTCGTCAGCACGAGCTTGACGCTGAGGTGGCCCAGCAGGGGGCGTGCCTGGAGAAGTTCGGCAAACTGCGCTGGCTGACCTCGCTCGGCGGGGAAGGGCCCCTCGACGGCCTGGTCATTCAGGAGATGGACGCGTTCGGCGGCGGCGCGTTGCGGGAGACCTACGAGGCAGCCGGGCCGGTACTTCCGGTCAAGCTGCCCCAGGTCCGGTTGGAGCCGATTCTGCGGCAACATGCCGAGCGGCGTAACCCGGGACAGATCCGTTTCGGTCATGAACTGGTCACCTTCGCCGAGGAAGGCGACCGGGTGGTGGCCCAGGTCCGAGAGGTCGGCACCGGAGAGGTCACCACGGTCGTGGCCCGCTACCTCATCGCGGCTGACGGCGGCCGCACAGTCGGAGCGGCCCTCGACGTGCAGATGCGGGGCCTTCCAGGATTTCTCGAGGTCACCACCGCCTACTTCTCCGCGGACCTGTCGCCGTGGTGGCGCGAGGGCACCCTACTCACCCACTTTCTCCATCCGCACGACCCCGATCTGTCCAGCAACCTCATCGAGATGGGCCCCACCTGGGGGAAACACTGCGAGGAGTGGGTCCTGCACTTTCCGCCGGGCGACCCGCAGCGCTACCCCGAGGAGAGCATCGTCTCCAAGATCCGTGAGGTCCTTGGACTTCCCGGCCTGGAGCTCACGCTGCACCAGGTCACGAACTGGTCGGTGGAATCCCTGGTAGCTGACCAGTACCGGGTCGGTCGGGTGTTGCTCGCCGGCGACGCCGCGCACCGGCAGCCCCCCACCGTCGGGCTGGGACTGAACACCGGGATCCAGGACGCACACAACCTCGCGTGGAAGCTCGCCGCGGTACTCACCGGCCGCGCCCCGGACAGCCTGCTCGATACGTACCAGGCCGAGCGGCACCCGATCGGCCGGCACAACGTCGACTGGGCGGTCTCCGCGGCCCTGCACCACCACGCGATCCTCGAAGCCGTCGGTGTCGGTCAGCACACGGCGCCGCAGCGTCGGGAGCGATCGTTCGCGGCGTTCATCGACCCGTCCCCGATCGCGGCGGCTGCGCGGGCCCGTGCAGCCGAGTTGTTCGCCACTCACCGGGGTGGATGTCAGGCACACGACGTCGAGATGGGTTTCGCGTACGAACAGGGTGCGGTCATCCCCGACGGTAGCCCGCCGCCACCGCGGGAGCCGCTGCGGGACGTCTACCATCCCACCACCCGGCCCGGGCATGTGCTGCCGCACGCCTGGATCGAACGCGCTGGTCGGGTCCTGTCCACCCACGACCTGACCGGTTCCGCAGGCAGCTTCGTGCTGATTGTCGGTCCGAAGGCGGAGCGGTGGCGGGACGCGGCCGCGGTGGTGGCGGAGAAGCTCTCGGTCCCGATCAGCACCGTCTCCATCGGGGTCGGCGCGGAGTTCACGGCCGCCGACGACCGGTGGCTACGCGTCCGGGACATCACCGACGAAGGTGCCATCCTGGTCCGCCCCGACAACCACGTGGGGTGGCGCAGCAGAGGCACCGGGGCGAACCCGGCCGATGAGCTGGCCGGAGCCATCGGGCGCATCCTCGAGAGCGTGGGGCCGGCACGAGCCTGA
- a CDS encoding FAD-dependent monooxygenase translates to METDVIVVGAGPVGLMLAVELHLGGARVRVYDRLAAATGESRALGFNRRAAESLDQRGLLARLEGFRWGPMGHFGGVRIDLSQLDDDHSGILGLPQARTEQMLTDWLAEHGVPVLRRHELTGLREAGNSIVATFGGPDGSAEVIAHYLVGCDGARSTVRALAGIKASGPAATRGMYTAEVTGVELRPRPIGERLPSGSMVVCTPLGHGRYRIVIHDRGLPPNPDPDALTFAEVADAWQRLTGESLHHGSAPWLWACGNAAAVAEEYRRGRVFLAGDAAHEMPPLAAWGLSAGLQDAVNLGWKLAAAVHGGAPPDLLDTYHTERHPIGRQLIADAQAASSLYLGDAAVEPIRSMLSELVTFPDVAEHLAGRGSGLGVRYDLGPGDHPLLGRRMPPHHQLTLPNGNTPRIADLLHPARPLLITTTTEHPTAHPWTDRIDIITGTWTHQPHPSLNTALIRPDGYLAWTSPGSTHDLTHALTRWFGAPQNGTVR, encoded by the coding sequence ATGGAAACCGATGTGATCGTGGTGGGTGCGGGGCCGGTCGGCCTGATGCTCGCCGTCGAACTACACCTGGGCGGTGCGCGGGTACGGGTCTACGACCGCCTCGCCGCAGCCACCGGCGAGTCCCGCGCTCTCGGCTTCAACCGGCGTGCCGCGGAATCGCTGGACCAGCGCGGCCTGCTCGCACGGTTGGAAGGCTTTCGCTGGGGGCCGATGGGGCACTTCGGTGGCGTACGCATCGACCTCAGCCAACTCGACGACGACCACAGTGGCATCCTGGGCCTGCCGCAGGCCCGCACTGAGCAGATGCTGACGGACTGGCTGGCCGAACACGGCGTTCCGGTTCTCCGACGGCACGAACTCACCGGTCTGCGGGAGGCGGGCAACAGCATCGTCGCCACCTTCGGCGGGCCAGACGGAAGCGCTGAGGTGATAGCCCACTACCTGGTCGGCTGCGATGGCGCGCGGAGCACCGTCCGGGCGCTGGCCGGGATCAAGGCCTCCGGACCAGCGGCCACTCGGGGCATGTACACCGCAGAGGTCACCGGAGTCGAACTGCGCCCCCGTCCGATCGGCGAACGGCTGCCCAGCGGCAGCATGGTGGTGTGCACGCCACTGGGGCACGGTCGCTACCGCATCGTGATCCACGACCGAGGACTACCGCCGAACCCCGATCCGGACGCGCTGACATTCGCCGAGGTCGCCGACGCGTGGCAACGGCTCACCGGCGAGTCCCTGCACCACGGGTCGGCACCGTGGTTGTGGGCCTGCGGCAACGCGGCCGCGGTGGCCGAGGAGTACCGGCGCGGCCGGGTCTTCCTGGCCGGCGACGCCGCGCACGAGATGCCGCCACTGGCGGCATGGGGACTCAGTGCCGGCTTGCAGGACGCGGTGAACCTGGGCTGGAAGCTGGCGGCGGCGGTGCACGGCGGGGCGCCGCCCGACCTGCTCGACACCTACCACACCGAACGCCACCCGATCGGACGGCAACTGATCGCCGACGCACAGGCCGCCTCGTCGCTGTACCTCGGGGACGCCGCAGTGGAACCAATCCGCAGCATGCTGTCGGAGCTGGTCACCTTCCCCGACGTGGCCGAGCATCTCGCCGGGCGGGGTAGCGGGCTGGGTGTCCGCTACGACCTCGGCCCCGGCGACCACCCCCTCCTCGGCCGACGCATGCCCCCACACCACCAACTCACCCTCCCCAACGGCAACACCCCCCGCATCGCCGACCTACTCCACCCCGCCCGCCCCCTGCTCATCACCACCACCACCGAACACCCCACCGCCCACCCCTGGACCGACCGAATCGACATCATCACCGGCACCTGGACCCACCAACCCCACCCCAGTCTCAACACCGCCCTCATCCGCCCCGACGGCTACCTCGCCTGGACCTCACCCGGCAGCACCCACGACCTCACCCACGCCCTCACCCGCTGGTTCGGCGCCCCCCAGAACGGAACAGTCCGATGA
- a CDS encoding gamma-glutamyl-gamma-aminobutyrate hydrolase family protein — MSSTWNEFEARPVIGICARTAPVTVQGLDMTVSLALQAHVDMLATAGCTPLLVPLLPGAEDLVPRLDGLLLPGGPDLDPELYGQPQHSRTWCGSTAADRVELTLLRAALDAGRPVLAICRGMQVLNVLSGGTLHQHLPEVVDHDGHCPQTATFTLGWNRLNLQPGSLAAAAYGTDVPTVACHHHQGVDRVGAGLSVTARASDGVIEAIEATGHPFVLGVQWEAGQDSDSRLHRALADAAGRTRQRPSTPGESDGIADEQPVSGRTRRAAAPTRTG; from the coding sequence ATGAGCTCAACGTGGAACGAATTCGAGGCACGGCCAGTGATTGGAATCTGCGCACGAACGGCCCCGGTGACGGTGCAGGGGCTCGACATGACAGTCAGCCTGGCGCTGCAGGCCCACGTGGACATGCTCGCCACCGCAGGGTGCACCCCCCTGTTGGTTCCACTGCTGCCGGGTGCCGAGGACCTCGTGCCACGACTCGACGGCCTCCTGCTGCCCGGGGGGCCAGACCTGGACCCGGAGTTGTACGGGCAGCCCCAACACTCCAGGACCTGGTGCGGCAGCACCGCCGCGGACCGGGTTGAACTGACCCTGCTCCGGGCAGCGCTTGACGCCGGCCGGCCGGTCCTGGCCATCTGCCGCGGGATGCAGGTGCTCAACGTGTTGTCGGGAGGGACGCTGCACCAGCACCTGCCCGAGGTCGTCGACCATGATGGCCACTGCCCCCAGACCGCGACCTTCACCCTCGGCTGGAACCGGCTCAACCTCCAGCCTGGCAGCCTCGCCGCCGCTGCCTACGGCACCGATGTCCCGACTGTCGCCTGCCACCACCACCAGGGTGTCGACCGGGTTGGTGCGGGTCTCTCCGTGACCGCCCGGGCATCGGACGGGGTCATTGAGGCGATCGAGGCGACCGGGCACCCGTTCGTGCTCGGGGTGCAGTGGGAGGCCGGGCAGGACTCCGACTCGCGACTGCACCGCGCGCTCGCCGACGCCGCCGGACGTACGAGACAACGACCCTCAACCCCGGGAGAATCTGATGGCATCGCGGATGAACAACCCGTCTCTGGTCGTACCCGACGCGCTGCCGCCCCTACTCGAACTGGGTAA
- a CDS encoding TcmI family type II polyketide cyclase — MYSTLIVGRMQPQWSTEVAELFGAFDDTEMPHRMGTRRRELFHYQGLYFHLQDFDGEYGGDRIAQARTDPRFIRISADLKPFIRPYDPATWRSPTDALATRFYHWADRS; from the coding sequence ATGTACAGCACTCTGATCGTCGGTCGGATGCAGCCACAGTGGTCGACGGAGGTTGCCGAGCTCTTCGGCGCCTTTGACGACACCGAGATGCCGCACCGCATGGGCACCCGACGCCGCGAACTGTTCCACTACCAAGGGCTCTACTTCCACCTGCAGGACTTCGACGGCGAGTACGGCGGCGATCGGATCGCCCAGGCCCGCACCGACCCCCGGTTCATCCGGATCAGTGCGGATCTGAAGCCGTTCATCCGGCCCTACGACCCAGCGACCTGGCGTTCCCCCACGGACGCCCTGGCCACCCGGTTCTACCACTGGGCTGACCGGAGCTGA
- a CDS encoding ParB/RepB/Spo0J family partition protein — translation MSRHHGQAALATEGFRFARAGSNESTGNDEFDLKNFERLPARDVPLDALSPSLRLRQGGTSGAHVQLLVEAGGTKQLPPILVQEEGWRVIDGLHRLEAARLRGDHVIPARFLDCTDAEALILAMQANIAHGLPLSRADRLSGANRVLSEYPDWSDRALAAITGLSAKTIASLRTRSTGAAEAGGKRIGRDGRRRPVTAVEGRRRAAAYLNAHPNAPLRQVAREADVSLGTVHDVSARLRRGFSPERTGHRPPPVEPPTGPARRAAVPTPALPAPQGGAVRRPGRTDAPLTWSGVAKKLATDPSIRYTEGGRAFIRWMAWHAGAPHRWREVAGSIPPHWLSVIAPLADSISEEWSLFAEQLKRKQEDGP, via the coding sequence ATGTCTCGTCACCACGGGCAAGCTGCGCTGGCCACGGAAGGCTTCAGGTTCGCCAGGGCGGGCAGCAACGAGTCGACGGGTAACGACGAATTCGATCTGAAGAACTTCGAGCGACTGCCGGCACGAGACGTTCCCCTGGACGCCCTGTCGCCCAGTCTGCGGCTACGGCAGGGTGGCACGAGCGGCGCCCACGTCCAGTTACTCGTGGAGGCGGGCGGCACCAAGCAGCTACCGCCCATCCTCGTCCAGGAGGAGGGCTGGCGGGTCATCGACGGGCTACACCGACTCGAGGCCGCTCGGCTCCGCGGCGATCACGTCATCCCCGCACGCTTCCTGGACTGCACCGACGCCGAGGCGCTCATCCTGGCGATGCAGGCAAACATCGCCCATGGGCTGCCGCTGTCCCGAGCCGACCGACTCTCCGGTGCCAACCGGGTGCTGTCGGAGTATCCGGACTGGTCCGATCGGGCCCTCGCCGCCATCACGGGGTTGAGCGCAAAGACGATCGCATCGTTACGTACCCGGTCGACGGGGGCAGCAGAGGCCGGTGGCAAGCGGATCGGCCGGGACGGAAGACGCCGTCCGGTCACCGCCGTGGAGGGCCGGCGTCGCGCCGCCGCCTACCTCAACGCCCACCCGAACGCCCCGCTCCGGCAGGTCGCCCGAGAGGCCGACGTATCTCTGGGCACGGTCCATGATGTGAGCGCTCGGCTGCGCCGGGGCTTCAGTCCGGAGCGCACCGGGCACCGTCCTCCCCCGGTCGAGCCGCCGACGGGACCAGCCCGCCGTGCCGCGGTGCCCACTCCCGCGTTGCCGGCCCCACAGGGTGGTGCGGTCAGGCGCCCCGGACGCACCGACGCCCCGCTGACCTGGTCCGGAGTGGCGAAGAAGCTGGCTACCGATCCATCCATCCGATACACCGAAGGCGGCCGGGCGTTCATCCGGTGGATGGCGTGGCACGCCGGTGCCCCACATCGCTGGCGCGAGGTCGCCGGCTCCATCCCGCCGCACTGGCTGAGCGTGATCGCTCCGCTCGCAGACAGCATCAGCGAGGAGTGGAGCCTCTTCGCCGAGCAACTCAAGCGCAAGCAGGAGGACGGACCGTAG
- a CDS encoding SDR family oxidoreductase, with amino-acid sequence MPVEKIALITGANKGIGYEIARQLGERGHTVLVGARDETRGRQAVDSLVAQGIVAVPLRLDVTDPASISAAAAEIEQRYGRLDVLVNNAGIAGAANGAPSTVRADDLRQVYETNVLGVVSVTNAVLPLLRRAVAARVVNVSSHLGSLTLNSQWDSALAGVNLMAYQSSKTALNAITVGYAKELRGTPIKVNAASPGMVATDLNGHRGNRTPAEGAAIAVRLALLDEAGPSGCCLSADGVVPW; translated from the coding sequence GTGCCGGTCGAGAAGATCGCGTTGATCACTGGCGCGAACAAGGGAATCGGATACGAGATCGCGCGTCAGTTGGGGGAGCGAGGGCACACCGTCCTCGTCGGGGCCCGGGACGAGACCCGGGGCAGACAGGCGGTGGACTCCCTGGTGGCCCAGGGCATTGTGGCCGTCCCGCTGCGCCTGGACGTGACGGATCCTGCCTCGATCTCGGCGGCTGCGGCGGAGATTGAGCAGCGCTACGGCCGTCTGGACGTCCTGGTCAACAACGCCGGTATCGCCGGTGCTGCCAACGGTGCGCCGAGCACGGTGCGCGCCGATGATCTTCGTCAGGTGTACGAGACGAACGTCCTCGGGGTGGTGTCGGTAACCAACGCCGTGCTTCCGCTGCTGCGTCGGGCGGTGGCCGCGCGGGTGGTCAACGTCTCCAGCCACCTGGGCTCCCTAACATTGAACTCGCAGTGGGACTCGGCGCTGGCCGGCGTCAACCTGATGGCGTACCAGTCCTCCAAGACCGCTCTGAACGCGATCACCGTCGGGTACGCCAAGGAACTGCGGGGCACGCCGATCAAAGTGAACGCGGCGAGCCCCGGAATGGTGGCCACGGACCTCAACGGCCACCGGGGAAACCGGACTCCGGCAGAAGGAGCAGCGATCGCGGTTCGGCTGGCGCTGCTGGACGAGGCGGGGCCTTCCGGCTGCTGCCTCTCCGCGGACGGCGTCGTGCCCTGGTGA
- a CDS encoding NmrA/HSCARG family protein, translated as MPTDGAILVLGGTGRQGGATARELLRRGRTVHALVRDPGKPEAQALAAAGAVLVHGDLDDEASLAAAMTGVHGVFSVQTFRTPGGVATEQRQGKAVADAAARTGVGHVVYSSVGGAERANGVDHFASKWQIEQHIQQLGVPATILRPTMFHEVFHDTGPRLADGQLVLGLWLRPEVPLQLIATSDIGAFAADAFEDPDTWLGRQVEIAGDELTGPEMAAAFGRVSGLPTRYEQLPIGQLRVVRPDLAAMFDFFNDGGYRADLPALRRTRPNLVSLEAFLRSTWTAPEPGS; from the coding sequence GTGCCGACAGATGGGGCGATTCTGGTGCTGGGCGGTACCGGTCGGCAGGGTGGGGCGACGGCCCGCGAACTGCTGCGCCGAGGGCGGACGGTGCACGCCCTGGTCCGGGATCCGGGCAAGCCCGAGGCCCAGGCACTGGCGGCCGCGGGTGCCGTGCTGGTCCACGGTGATCTCGACGACGAGGCGTCGTTGGCAGCGGCGATGACCGGTGTGCACGGAGTGTTCAGCGTCCAGACGTTCCGGACCCCCGGCGGTGTGGCAACCGAGCAACGGCAGGGGAAGGCGGTGGCCGACGCCGCGGCCCGTACCGGCGTGGGTCACGTGGTCTACAGCTCCGTCGGGGGTGCGGAGCGGGCCAACGGCGTTGACCACTTCGCGAGCAAGTGGCAGATCGAGCAGCACATCCAGCAGCTTGGTGTCCCGGCGACGATATTGCGGCCCACCATGTTTCACGAGGTCTTCCACGACACCGGTCCGCGCCTGGCCGACGGGCAGCTGGTCCTCGGTCTCTGGCTGCGGCCCGAGGTGCCGTTGCAGCTGATCGCGACGAGCGACATCGGCGCCTTCGCCGCGGACGCCTTCGAGGACCCGGACACCTGGCTGGGGCGGCAGGTGGAGATCGCCGGTGACGAACTCACCGGACCCGAGATGGCGGCGGCGTTCGGGCGGGTCAGTGGCCTGCCTACCCGCTACGAGCAGTTGCCCATCGGTCAGCTCCGCGTCGTCCGTCCGGACCTGGCGGCCATGTTCGACTTTTTCAACGACGGGGGATACCGCGCCGACCTGCCGGCACTACGCCGGACCCGGCCGAACCTGGTGAGCTTGGAGGCGTTCCTACGGTCCACCTGGACGGCGCCGGAGCCGGGTTCGTGA
- a CDS encoding DSBA oxidoreductase, whose amino-acid sequence MTDDVRTPVDFWFDPTCPWAWITSRWLLEVTQHRPIMPRWHVMSLTLLNEGRDDLPERYRRGLQGALEAVRVCVAAEQKYGAPALGRLYTELGTEFHLKNAPRQRSTYEAALVAANLDPGLASAAGSDEFDAALRASHDDGVGRVGTDVGTPVIAVRDVAFFGPVVSPAPRGAAALRLWDGVLALAATGGFFELKRSRTQGPIVG is encoded by the coding sequence ATGACCGATGATGTCCGCACTCCAGTCGATTTCTGGTTCGACCCGACCTGTCCCTGGGCATGGATAACCTCCCGGTGGCTCCTCGAGGTCACCCAGCACCGGCCGATCATGCCCCGGTGGCACGTGATGAGCCTGACGCTGCTCAACGAGGGACGCGACGACCTGCCGGAGCGCTACCGGAGGGGTTTGCAGGGCGCGCTGGAGGCGGTGCGGGTCTGCGTTGCTGCCGAGCAGAAGTACGGAGCGCCCGCGTTGGGCCGGCTGTACACCGAGCTGGGCACGGAGTTCCACCTCAAGAACGCCCCCCGGCAGCGCTCCACCTACGAGGCGGCGCTGGTCGCCGCGAACCTGGATCCCGGGCTGGCGTCCGCAGCCGGATCCGACGAGTTCGACGCCGCCCTACGGGCCTCCCATGACGACGGCGTCGGCCGGGTCGGCACCGATGTGGGCACGCCGGTCATCGCGGTGCGGGACGTGGCGTTCTTCGGTCCGGTGGTGTCGCCGGCCCCACGGGGCGCCGCCGCGCTCCGGCTCTGGGACGGCGTGCTGGCGCTGGCCGCGACCGGAGGGTTCTTCGAACTCAAGCGCAGTCGTACCCAGGGTCCGATCGTCGGTTGA
- the hemG gene encoding protoporphyrinogen oxidase, protein MVDNKQDRADTTPHVVIVGGGITGVTAAFHLRTEPVRITLLEAAPRLGGKLSASEVAGVLVDEGAEGLYARRPKTTRLITAAGLGDQLTLAGATTTAIWSRGALRPLPTSQFMGIPSDLDALAESGILSPEGVAEARRDLELPPTERDGDVSVAAYVSERLGQEVLDRLVDPFLSDVCAGRPDQLSFEAMLAPLANASRRYPSLIRAAGSLVPPPPPDGQEAPTGIGTLTGGLGNLPQVLVNAVLADSPHAQVRTGAEVTGLAPEQQGWRLTVNADAGTEHLTADAVILAVPAGPAGRLLADVPGAAPAAAELAQIPYASVGMITLAYPRTAFAGGLAARGFCGYRVPAVDGRAVNEVTFSTVKWPHLAGEVEILRCSVGQVGDEAPLHRDDADLVRLVAAEVAAATGAVGAPVATRVTRWASALPQYTVGHLDRVNRIRTAVSGSPGLAVCGAAYEGVGVGTCIADARKAVDQVLVGLPGTTVATLT, encoded by the coding sequence ATGGTGGACAACAAACAGGATCGGGCAGATACAACGCCCCACGTGGTCATCGTCGGGGGCGGCATCACGGGGGTGACGGCAGCGTTCCACCTCCGGACCGAGCCAGTACGAATCACCCTCCTCGAGGCCGCACCGCGGCTCGGCGGGAAGCTGTCCGCCTCTGAGGTGGCGGGCGTCCTCGTTGACGAGGGGGCGGAAGGGCTGTATGCCCGACGTCCCAAGACCACGCGGTTGATCACCGCGGCCGGTCTCGGCGATCAGCTCACGCTGGCCGGCGCCACCACGACAGCGATCTGGAGCAGGGGTGCGCTTCGGCCCCTGCCCACCAGCCAGTTCATGGGCATCCCCTCGGACCTGGACGCCCTCGCCGAGTCCGGCATCCTCTCGCCGGAGGGGGTCGCCGAGGCCCGTCGTGACCTCGAGCTGCCACCGACCGAACGGGACGGCGACGTCTCCGTCGCGGCCTACGTCTCGGAACGACTCGGCCAGGAGGTACTGGACCGCCTCGTCGACCCGTTCCTCAGCGACGTCTGCGCCGGCCGCCCCGACCAGCTGTCGTTCGAGGCCATGCTGGCCCCGCTGGCGAACGCGTCCCGCAGGTACCCGTCGCTGATCCGGGCCGCGGGCTCGCTGGTCCCGCCGCCACCACCGGACGGTCAGGAAGCCCCGACCGGGATCGGCACGCTGACCGGTGGGCTCGGAAACCTGCCCCAGGTACTGGTCAACGCCGTTCTCGCCGACTCACCCCACGCGCAGGTACGGACCGGGGCCGAGGTCACCGGCCTGGCTCCGGAACAGCAGGGGTGGCGGCTGACCGTCAACGCCGACGCCGGGACAGAGCACCTCACCGCGGACGCGGTCATCCTCGCCGTCCCCGCCGGGCCCGCCGGGCGGCTGCTGGCCGATGTACCCGGAGCGGCTCCGGCCGCCGCCGAGCTCGCGCAGATCCCGTACGCCAGTGTCGGCATGATCACGCTGGCGTACCCGCGTACGGCATTCGCCGGCGGGCTCGCCGCGCGCGGGTTCTGCGGCTACCGCGTTCCGGCGGTAGACGGACGGGCCGTCAACGAGGTGACCTTCTCGACGGTGAAGTGGCCGCACCTGGCGGGCGAGGTGGAGATCCTGCGCTGCTCGGTCGGGCAGGTCGGCGACGAGGCACCGCTGCACCGCGACGACGCCGACCTCGTCCGGCTGGTGGCCGCCGAGGTCGCCGCGGCCACCGGGGCGGTCGGTGCTCCGGTGGCGACCCGGGTTACCCGGTGGGCGAGCGCGCTGCCCCAGTACACAGTCGGCCACCTGGATCGGGTGAACCGAATCCGGACGGCGGTGAGTGGCTCGCCGGGGCTCGCCGTCTGCGGTGCCGCGTACGAGGGAGTGGGGGTCGGCACGTGCATCGCCGACGCGCGTAAAGCCGTTGACCAGGTGCTCGTGGGGCTACCCGGAACCACCGTCGCCACCTTGACCTGA
- a CDS encoding FAD-dependent monooxygenase, which yields MTRDVIVVGAGPVGLMVAGELRLSGVDVAIYERLSARPTESRGASFTRRTAECFDQRGLLGRLGPTEPAESHFGGVPINLGQLPEDHAGARGISQHRTERMLESWVTELGVPVFHGHEVNGFEEGPDHVVVTFDGPAGSGRETARFLIGCDGGRSTVRALAGIGFTGSEPTRGFYTADVTGIDTRRRRIGENLPDGSMVMAMDLENGVTRVVVHERGMPPRDRSSLSYQELADSWQRLTGESIHHGHCRWISCFTDASRVSTEYRRGRVFLAGDATHVQPPAMAQGLSVGVQDAVNLGWKLAAAVHGWAPPDLLDTYHTERHPIGQQLARNARAAIELRLTGTEMDPLRGVLAELVTFPDAAEHLAGMLSGLGVRYDLGPGDHPLLGRRMPPHHQLTLPNGNTPRIADLLHPARPLLITTTTEHPTAHPWTDRIDIITGTWTHQPHPSLNTALIRPDGYLAWTSPGSTHDLTHALTRWFGAPQNGTAPSGPAPGAGPPRLDYA from the coding sequence ATGACCCGGGACGTGATCGTCGTCGGGGCCGGTCCGGTGGGCCTCATGGTCGCCGGTGAACTCCGTCTCAGCGGGGTCGACGTGGCGATCTACGAACGGCTGTCGGCCCGGCCGACGGAGTCCCGGGGTGCCAGCTTCACCCGACGTACCGCCGAGTGCTTCGACCAGCGAGGGCTGCTGGGCCGGCTGGGCCCGACCGAGCCCGCGGAGAGTCACTTCGGGGGGGTACCGATCAACCTCGGCCAGCTGCCGGAGGATCATGCCGGGGCCCGGGGCATCTCCCAGCACCGGACTGAACGGATGCTGGAAAGCTGGGTGACCGAACTGGGGGTGCCGGTGTTCCACGGCCACGAGGTCAACGGCTTCGAGGAGGGCCCCGACCACGTCGTCGTCACCTTCGACGGCCCCGCCGGCTCCGGCCGGGAGACCGCCCGGTTTCTGATCGGCTGTGACGGCGGGCGCAGCACCGTCCGCGCACTGGCCGGGATCGGCTTCACCGGCTCGGAGCCCACCCGGGGGTTCTACACCGCCGACGTCACCGGCATCGACACCCGGCGCCGCCGGATCGGCGAGAATCTACCCGACGGCAGCATGGTCATGGCGATGGACCTGGAGAACGGGGTCACCCGGGTCGTCGTACACGAGCGGGGTATGCCACCGAGAGACCGAAGCTCGTTGAGCTACCAGGAGCTGGCCGACTCCTGGCAGCGGCTCACCGGCGAGTCCATACATCATGGACACTGTCGCTGGATCAGCTGCTTCACCGACGCGTCTCGGGTCAGCACCGAGTACCGGCGCGGCCGGGTCTTCCTGGCCGGCGACGCCACGCACGTACAGCCCCCGGCGATGGCGCAGGGATTGAGCGTGGGCGTCCAGGACGCGGTGAACCTGGGCTGGAAACTGGCGGCGGCGGTGCACGGCTGGGCACCACCCGACCTGCTCGACACCTACCACACCGAACGCCATCCCATCGGGCAACAGTTGGCCCGCAACGCGCGTGCCGCCATCGAGCTGCGACTTACCGGTACAGAGATGGACCCGCTCCGCGGTGTCCTCGCCGAGCTGGTCACCTTCCCCGACGCGGCCGAACACCTCGCCGGAATGCTCAGCGGGCTGGGTGTCCGCTACGACCTCGGCCCCGGCGACCACCCCCTCCTCGGCCGACGCATGCCCCCACACCACCAACTCACCCTCCCCAACGGCAACACCCCCCGCATCGCCGACCTACTCCACCCCGCCCGCCCCCTGCTCATCACCACCACCACCGAACACCCCACCGCCCACCCCTGGACCGACCGAATCGACATCATCACCGGCACCTGGACCCACCAACCCCACCCCAGTCTCAACACCGCCCTCATCCGCCCCGACGGCTACCTCGCCTGGACCTCACCCGGCAGCACCCACGACCTCACCCACGCCCTCACCCGCTGGTTCGGCGCCCCCCAGAACGGAACAGCGCCGAGTGGACCAGCGCCCGGCGCCGGTCCACCCCGTCTCGACTACGCCTAA